The Streptomyces sp. NBC_01439 genome contains the following window.
GGCCACCGGTCAAGGCCGTGCGCCGCCTCGCGCTCGCGGATCTCCCGCAGGCCGGGAGTGAGCTCCGCGTCCGCCAGCGGCCGGAAGCCGCAGCGCGCGTAGTACGGGGCGTTCCACGGGACCTCGGTGAAGGTGGTGAGCGTCAGGGCGGGCGCGCCCTCGCGCCCGGCGAACTCCGCCAGGTGCTCCAGCAGGCCCCGGCCGAGCCCGCGGCGCGCGCGGTCCGGACGGACGGACACCTGCTCGACGTGCAGATTGCCCTCGAGGCGCTCGGCGATCAGGTAGGCATCCGGGGCATCGGCCCCGTCGACCGACACCCAGGCCAACCCGGCGCGTTGGTAAGGGGCGAGCTCGTCGAGCGTCAGCGGCTCGTCGTCGGCGATCTCCGCCATGTCGATGTCGCGGAAGCAGTGCCCGGCGGCCCTCTCGATGTCCTGGAGGAGGGTCAGTTCGTCCAGCCGTGCTGTGCGGATAGCCATGGCCGCATTGTCGCGGGAGTACGGGGCGGGGGCACGCGAGTATCGGGCACGCGTCCGGTCCCCGCGCGTCCGGGGCCGGTTCCGTGCTCCGTACGAGTTCACTTCGGTGCCCGTTCGGCCGCAGCGCCGCAGGCATGATCATCATTTTGGCGCCACATCGGTTTGATACCGCTATGCCACGAATGCGACGGAGACAACCGACCAAGGCGTGGGGCGCCGTGGCTGTGACGGGGGCCATGCTGGTCGTCGCCGCAGCGCCGGGCCGGGCGCCCGATGCGGACACCTCGGTGCCCGCCCTCGCGGGGGTGCCCCGCGAGGCCGCGGTCACCCTGCTGGTCGGGAGGGTGTTGGACGAGGGCCGGGAATCCGGCGACGGACCCTGCACGGTGCGCATGTTCCGGCCCGGCCTGTGCAGCGGCTGGCAGGAGCAGCGGGTACGGGCCACCGCGCGCGGCATGGGATCCGTACTGAAGGAACCCTCTCTCGGCGACACGGCACGGGACGCACGGGTGGAGGTCCTCCCGACGGACTCCGGCGGTCCGCTCCAGATCGCCCTCGCGGACGCGGGCCGCCTCACGGACGTGACCGTACGCGACGGGCACGGCCGGCACCTGGCCGGCGGCCTCGCCCCGGACAACGAGCGTTGGCTCAACAGTGAGCCGCTGCGGGCAGGGGAGAGCTACACCGTGCAGGTCGGAGCCCTGGACGCGGACGGCACCCCGGTCGGCGTGACCATGGCGTTCCGGACCGCGCCCCCCTCGGACGGGGGCAGGCTGACGGTCGAGTTCGGGCCGGAAGCCGGCACGTACGGAGCCGGGGAGATCGTGACGGCGAGCCTCAGCCGCCCGGTGCCCGCCGACGACCTCCCGGCGCGCGCCCGGCTGGAACGGGCCCTACAGGTGACCTCGGAGCCCCAGGTCGAGGGCGCGTGGCACTGGGTCGACGAATCGACCCTGCACTTCCGGCCGCGCACGTACTGGCCCGCCCACACCGTCGTCCGCGTCCGCAGCGGTCTCGACGGGGTCGAGGTCGGGGACCACGACTACGGCGGCCCCTCCGACGCGGTCCAGTTCACCATTGCCGACCGGATCGAGGCCGTCACCGACTCCGCCACCCACCGGATGACCGTACGCCGCAACGGACGGGTCATCCGGACGATCCCGGTCACCACCGGCAAGGAGGGCTTCAGGACCCGCAGCGGCATCAAGGTCGTGCTGCGCAAGGAGCCCAAGGTGCGGATGCGCGGCGACACGGTCGGCATCAAGCCCGGTACCAGCGAGTTCTACGACCTGCCCGTCTCCTACGCGACCCGGGTGACCTGGAGCGGCGAGTACATCCACGCCGCGCCCTGGTCGGTCGAGGCGCAGGGCGAGGAGAACGTGAGCCACGGTTGTACGGGCATGAGCACCGAGGACGCCGCCTGGTTCTTCGAGACCGTCCGTGAAGGGGACATCGTGGAGGTGGTCAACAGCGGCGGTGCGAAGATGGCCCCCTTCGACAACGGCTTCGGCGACTGGAACGTGGACTGGCGGACCTGGCTGGCGGGCAGTGCCCTGGCCGCCATCGACGGGAGTCCGCAGGACCCGCCGACCGCCCCCGTCGCGTCCAGGCTGCACCCGACCACCTGAGCCCGCGCCCGCCCGGTACCGCACTACGATCACCGCATGATCAAAGGAGTGATGTTCGACTTCTCCGGCACGTTGCTGCGCGTCGAGTCGACCGAGGAGTGGCTCGCCGCAGCCCTCGCCGAGACCGGTATCCCGCTGGCCGAGGAGGAGTTCGGCGAGGCGGCGCGACGGCTGACCGAGTACGGCGCACTGCCCGGCGGGCTGTCGCCCCGGCACGTGCCGGCACACCTCGAACCCCTCTGGGAACAGCGGGACATCAGCCCCGAGCAGCACCGGGCCGCCTACGGGGGCCTGACCCGTGCTGCCGGGATCACGGACCCGCAGCTGGCCCAGGCGCTCTACGACCGCCACATGACCCCCGTCGCCTGGCGCCCCTACCCGGACACGGGGCCCACCCTGCGCGCACTGCGCCGCCGGGGGCTCCCGGTGGCCGTGGTCAGCAACATCGGATGGGACCTGCGGCCGGTCTTCCGCGCGCACGGGCTCGACGCGCTGGTCGACGCCTACGTGCTCTCCTTCGAGCTGGGCGTCCAGAAGCCCGATCCGGTGATCTTCCGAACCGCATGCGACCGGCTTGGCCTGGCCCCCGCCGATGTGCTGATGGTCGGCGACAGCATCGAGGCGGACGGCGGCGCGCGGGCGCTCGGCTGCCCGGTGCACTTCGTCGAGCACCTCCCGGTCGACCAGCGGCCCGGCGGACTGGCCCCGATCTTGGACCTGCTCGGGCCCGCATGACGGTCGTCGCCCCGAGGGCGGGCCGGGCCCGCCGCCACGGTGGCCGGATCCGGCAGCGGTACCGGGGTGTGCGAAGCCCGCCGCGGCGGTCAGAAGCCGGGCCGGGCGCCCGTGCCGCGGTCCCACGCGGAGCGGGTGGCTCCGAAGCCGCTCTCGTGCACCCAGACGTGGGTGCACCCGGGGCACTGGAGGTGGAGCATGCTGCCGGTGTTGGTGAGCAGGTAGCGCCAGTGGGTGGAGCAGGTGCGCCGCTGTTCACAGGGTTCGCAGCCGCGCGCGTCCGCACACCTCGGGCAGGCCACCCAGGCGCGGCGCCCGGGGTCGGCCTGCGGGTCAAGCGGCAGCACGGCCGTCTCCGCGCGAGGGCAGCACACCGGCCGCCACCAGGTCGTCGTAGAGGCGCTGCTGCTGGGCGTCGAGCCCGGAGTAGAGCAGGTCGTACGCGGCCTCCTCGCCGAGGAGCACTTCCATCGGATCCCAGTCCGGGCCGAGGGCCGCCATCACCTGGGCGCGCCGGAGCACCTCCTGCGAGGTGAGGTCGACGGCGAAATCGACCAGCTCGGACGCGTCGGGGGCACCGGAGGCGTCGAACTGCGGGGTGGGGTCGTGGGGGGCCATGACATCGAAGTTAGGTAGCCCTTCCTTCTTCGGTCAAGAGGGGGTGGGCGGAGTCACATTCCGCTGGTCAGACGGTGTGCGGGCGGAGACACAACGCGCCCGACGGGACGGCGGGGCCGGGAGCAGGGCGTGACAAATGTAATGGCGTGTCAAGGTGCTTCTCCTTCTGGAGGTTGATGCCCGCTTCGTCCTGGCGGAGGAGGTCGCGGCGCGGGTCGGTGGCGAAGAATTGAAGGGACCAAGATCGCCGGGCCCCACCGGGCCACCGACGAGGAGCCGCCGTGCCCCACACCCGTCCTGCCGACCGACCCGCACCGCGACTGCGCCGCGCCGCCTCGGCCACCGCCGTCGCCTTAGCCCTGCTGGCGGGCCTCGCGCCGGCCGCGAGCGCCGCCGTCCAGGAAACGCCGAGCGCCTACGGCCAGGACGCCGGCCGGCGCCTCGACCGGCCC
Protein-coding sequences here:
- a CDS encoding GNAT family N-acetyltransferase; the encoded protein is MAIRTARLDELTLLQDIERAAGHCFRDIDMAEIADDEPLTLDELAPYQRAGLAWVSVDGADAPDAYLIAERLEGNLHVEQVSVRPDRARRGLGRGLLEHLAEFAGREGAPALTLTTFTEVPWNAPYYARCGFRPLADAELTPGLREIREREAAHGLDRWPRVCMRRDL
- a CDS encoding L,D-transpeptidase — its product is MAVTGAMLVVAAAPGRAPDADTSVPALAGVPREAAVTLLVGRVLDEGRESGDGPCTVRMFRPGLCSGWQEQRVRATARGMGSVLKEPSLGDTARDARVEVLPTDSGGPLQIALADAGRLTDVTVRDGHGRHLAGGLAPDNERWLNSEPLRAGESYTVQVGALDADGTPVGVTMAFRTAPPSDGGRLTVEFGPEAGTYGAGEIVTASLSRPVPADDLPARARLERALQVTSEPQVEGAWHWVDESTLHFRPRTYWPAHTVVRVRSGLDGVEVGDHDYGGPSDAVQFTIADRIEAVTDSATHRMTVRRNGRVIRTIPVTTGKEGFRTRSGIKVVLRKEPKVRMRGDTVGIKPGTSEFYDLPVSYATRVTWSGEYIHAAPWSVEAQGEENVSHGCTGMSTEDAAWFFETVREGDIVEVVNSGGAKMAPFDNGFGDWNVDWRTWLAGSALAAIDGSPQDPPTAPVASRLHPTT
- a CDS encoding HAD family hydrolase produces the protein MIKGVMFDFSGTLLRVESTEEWLAAALAETGIPLAEEEFGEAARRLTEYGALPGGLSPRHVPAHLEPLWEQRDISPEQHRAAYGGLTRAAGITDPQLAQALYDRHMTPVAWRPYPDTGPTLRALRRRGLPVAVVSNIGWDLRPVFRAHGLDALVDAYVLSFELGVQKPDPVIFRTACDRLGLAPADVLMVGDSIEADGGARALGCPVHFVEHLPVDQRPGGLAPILDLLGPA
- a CDS encoding DUF6400 family protein, yielding MAPHDPTPQFDASGAPDASELVDFAVDLTSQEVLRRAQVMAALGPDWDPMEVLLGEEAAYDLLYSGLDAQQQRLYDDLVAAGVLPSRGDGRAAA